The following are from one region of the Siniperca chuatsi isolate FFG_IHB_CAS linkage group LG13, ASM2008510v1, whole genome shotgun sequence genome:
- the LOC122887065 gene encoding regulator of G-protein signaling 21-like — MWKTPRRFSLTGRLCCFPKDPLEDVETWSESVDKVLSCKAGQIAFREFLKSEYSEENILFWLACEEYKKIKTVPEMISSANRIYSEFVQTEAPKQINIDCGTRENITKNISQPTLTSFDTAQKLIYSLMARDCYPRFLKSDIYQGLLRRTDSR; from the exons ATGTGGAAAACACCAAGGAGGTTTTCACTCACT GGTAGATTGTGTTGCTTTCCCAAGGATCCACTTGAGGATGTTGAGACTTGGAGTGAGTCTGTGGACAAAGTCCTCAGTTGTAAAG CCGGACAGATAGCTTTCCGGGAGTTCCTGAAGTCCGAGTACAGTGAGGAGAACATACTGTTTTGGCTCGCCTGTGAGGAGTACAAAAAAATCAAGACGGTCCCAGAGATGATCTCCTCTGCGAACAGGATCTACTCAGAGTTTGTCCAAACAGAAGCGCCCAAACAG ATCAACATAGATTGCGGTACCAgagaaaacataacaaaaaacatctcCCAGCCGACCCTGACTTCATTTGATACAGCGCAGAAGCTCATCTACAGTCTGATGGCCAGGGATTGCTACCCGCGGTTCCTAAAATCTGACATCTATCAGGGACTCCTGAGGAGAACCGATTCAAGGTGA
- the rgs18 gene encoding regulator of G-protein signaling 18, translating into MKTLLFLFPQFNYMAPKEEAYIKMLSTEELQAPKMKDDTSRQKDKERKSRLSLFLTKSGSHENVSPHKKTNTTPSNISPEAAFQWSDSFEELLKHSDGVETFSQFLKTEFSEENIDFWLACEEYKTIDSETKLLSKAKYIYTVFIESEAPKEINIDYNTKMAIQRSIAQPTKSCFEAAQMKVYSLMKKDSYPRFLHSDIYLRLTRRKGPGATMFRRRSRSCVFNDEATTKPSAWL; encoded by the exons ATGAAGACGCttctttttctatttcctcAATTCAACTACATGGCCCCAAAGGAGGAAGCATATATCAAAATGCTTAGTACAGAAGAATTGCAGGCACCAAAGATGAAGGACGATACTAGCAG acaaaaagacaaggagaggaagagccgACTAAGCCTTTTTCTCACCAAGTCAGGCTCTCATGAAAACGTCAGTCCccataaaaagacaaacacgACACCCAGCAA catcTCACCAGAGGCAGCTTTCCAATGGAGCGACTCCTTTGAAGAACTGCTAAAGCACTCAG ATGGAGTGGAAACCTTCTCTCAGTTCCTCAAGACAGAGTTTAGTGAGGAAAACATTGACTTCTGGTTGGCCTGTGAAGAATACAAGACCATTGATTCTGAGACGAAGCTGTTGTCCAAAgccaaatatatttatacagtTTTCATTGAATCGGAGGCCCCTAAAGAG ATCAACATTGACTACAACACCAAGATGGCCATCCAGAGGAGCATAGCACAGCCCACAAAGAGCTGTTTTGAAGCAGCCCAGATGAAAGTCTACAGCCTGATGAAAAAGGACTCCTACCCCAGGTTCCTCCACTCTGACATTTATCTGCGTCTCACCAGGAGGAAAGGCCCGGGGGCCACCATGTTTCGCAGAAGGTCACGCTCCTGTGTATTCAACGACGAGGCCACTACCAAACCTTCGGCCTGGTTGTAG
- the LOC122887080 gene encoding regulator of G-protein signaling 21-like, whose protein sequence is MPSLITSPPRELQHLNMDTDNKKRGKDRGGNLKSRLQRRSSQAPNTEGLCFEEMSQWSQSLDRLLSSKYGMKIFQAFLKSEFSDENIEFWLVCEDYKKIKSSFRMSSRAKKIFKRYIQAEAAREINIDHKTRDLIRRNIKAPTTVCFDDAQRIVYGLMERDSYPRFLRSDIYQALLDSTSESVKM, encoded by the exons ATGCCAAGTCTAATCACATCACCACCAAGGGAGCTGCAGCACCTCAACATGGACACTGACAACAAGAAGAGGGGAAAAGACCG GGGAGGAAACCTGAAGTCTCGGCTGCAGCGTAGATCATCGCAAGCCCCTAATACTGAAGG GCTTTGTTTCGAGGAGATGTCCCAGTGGTCACAGTCACTAGACAGACTTCTATCATCCAAAT ATGGCATGAAGATATTCCAGGCCTTCTTAAAGTCAGAGTTCAGTGATGAAAACATTGAGTTTTGGCTGGTGTGTGAGGACTATAAGAAGATAAAGTCTTCCTTTAGGATGTCCTCCAGGGCCAAAAAGATCTTCAAACGCTACATTCAAGCTGAGGCTGCGAGAGAG ATCAACATTGATCACAAGACCAGAGACCTGATCAGGCGGAACATTAAGGCGCCCACCACAGTGTGTTTCGACGATGCCCAGAGGATCGTGTACGGGCTAATGGAGAGGGACTCTTACCCACGTTTCCTCAGGTCTGACATCTATCAGGCTCTGCTGGACTCCACATCAGAATCGGTGAAGATGTAA